Proteins from one Bacteroides mediterraneensis genomic window:
- a CDS encoding glycosyltransferase family 2 protein: MVINCVVVTYNRLALLKECLAALKNQTYSLNKVIVVDNCSTDGTPEFLQELKHDPLYFVIRTNENVGGAGGFALGMKAAVQEGCDYVWLMDDDTIPASDALEALVQTLQVDENVGFVCSRVNWTDGTPHVMNKAGLLYDNHEPIKVEVGGQTALRCDLCSFVSVLVSTAAIRKLGLPIKEFFIWCDDIEYTLRISKAGYSCFYVEKSIVCHKTASNYSPSIDKAPVSMAWRFYYQARNRCYMKHREMKCKLFFYISVWNMYRIYKHRIGKRNDGHKDEFVKAVKKGCKDGLTFFPEIEFVE, translated from the coding sequence ATGGTCATAAATTGCGTGGTTGTTACTTATAATCGGTTGGCTTTGCTTAAAGAATGTCTGGCCGCTTTAAAGAATCAGACTTATTCATTAAACAAGGTTATCGTTGTGGATAATTGTTCTACAGACGGAACCCCTGAGTTTTTGCAGGAATTAAAGCATGATCCGCTCTATTTCGTGATTCGTACAAATGAAAATGTGGGTGGAGCAGGAGGCTTTGCTTTGGGAATGAAGGCTGCAGTACAGGAAGGGTGTGATTATGTGTGGTTGATGGATGACGATACCATACCTGCTTCCGATGCCTTGGAAGCTTTGGTACAGACTCTACAGGTGGATGAAAACGTAGGTTTCGTGTGTAGTCGGGTCAATTGGACAGACGGTACTCCTCATGTGATGAATAAGGCAGGCCTTCTGTACGACAATCATGAACCGATAAAAGTAGAGGTGGGTGGACAGACTGCGTTAAGATGTGATTTATGTTCTTTTGTTTCTGTGCTGGTTAGTACGGCTGCCATAAGGAAGCTAGGTTTGCCTATTAAAGAGTTCTTTATTTGGTGCGATGATATAGAATATACGTTACGAATCTCAAAAGCTGGGTATAGCTGTTTTTATGTGGAGAAGAGCATTGTTTGCCATAAGACTGCTTCAAATTATTCTCCTTCCATTGATAAGGCACCTGTCAGTATGGCTTGGAGATTTTATTATCAAGCGCGTAACCGGTGTTACATGAAGCACCGCGAAATGAAGTGCAAGTTGTTTTTCTATATTTCTGTCTGGAATATGTATCGCATATACAAACATCGGATAGGAAAGAGAAATGATGGGCATAAGGATGAGTTCGTGAAGGCTGTCAAGAAAGGGTGTAAAGATGGGCTGACGTTTTTCCCGGAAATAGAGTTTGTGGAATAA